TATAAACACGTCTATGAGGCTCCACGCTCCATAAACGGTCTCGGGAGTCGCAGGGTATTTACAGGAGGGGGGGACGACACCCGGATCGTGCCCATCACGGGCACCGATGGCCCCGCTGAGGTAGCCCATGGGGGCAGCCACCCCCGGGGAGGGTTTGGGGTAACCAAGCCCTAGGGACCCCACACCACGGTCACCGTGATGTCCCCTGGGGGGCAACAGTGGCTTCCCCGCCCCGGTGAGCCCTTTTGGAGGAGCAGTGGGTGCCAACGGGGCACCTCGTTCTCCAGGTGGGGGTTgtgaaaaggtaaagccattaaAATAATGGCAAAGAGCTGTGATGTTCCAGGTCCCCCCCGTATTTTGGGCAGCGATTTGTGACGGTGGCGGAGGGCGGCGgggagcagtggggctggggagcgTACCGGGCGTTCAGGGGGACGTCGCGGTGTCACAGGAGGCGTCGGGTGCTGCCGGGTGGCTCCTTTGTGCCCCACGCTGTGTCCCGGCTGAGGATGCGCTGCAAGAAGGACGTCGTGTTGTCACCGAGCCCCCTCCAAGCCCCCAGCCCCTACGCCCCGGTGCGGCTCCgcaggggcaggattttggggctCTTTTGCTTCAACCAGCAGGGATGTGTCCCCCCCTTAAAGTGCTGTGTCCTCGCCCGTCCCCCCGTGCTGGTGCCGTAGTGCTTTGGTTGTCCCCGAGTCCCCGGGGCGGGTGGCGGGGCAGTCCGGGGGGGCGGTTGAGCTATACGATGTTTTCGGCACCGGgaagggggccctgggggggcccGGGGTCCTGCTTGCtgtgcagctgtgccagctgcagcACCGGCATGTTGCAGAGGGGACAGACTTTCCGCACCTCCAGCCACTTGATGAGGCACCTGGGGGGGCAAAAACAGACACGGGGGGGGGGTCATTGCAGTGATGCTGCAAGAAAAATAACCTTAGTTTGGTTTCCTGGACACCCTGTGGGGGATAAACCCCACCTTTGGGGACCATCTGCAAGCTCTGAGCCCTTGTCACCCCCCCTGGAGCGCTGATGCTGCGCAATTTTTAATTCCCCATTTAGGTGCCTTTatattttaagacatttttttGGTGGATGTGTACATATAGACAGATTTTTGTgtacatatattatatatatatattagatatatttataaaacagataaataaacGTCTACACATACAGCAAAATAtataaaacacatacacacacaaaaaaggtgtAGATGAATAGACGCATTTCATAAATATATAAcctacaaaatatatatatacacatgctaTATGTGTATATATCATGCATATTAAAGTGTTCTACATTTctataaaatatatacaaataaaatatacataaatacattttCCAAGGGCAACTTATGCATCGCCACGGGGCGACCTGCAAGCCAAACCGCGTCTCCCAAAGCGTCGCTCAAACATCGACATTGAACATCAACAGCACTGGGGCTGTGAgcgcttccctggggagcctgttccagcggtTCTATGTATTTTATAAAGATATATCAAtaatatatatgtagatatatcCCTATACACATACGCAAATGTACAGATGAATTTTGGACTATATAAACCTATATATCTCAAAATGAAGGTGGTTTTGCCAAGGTCATGCCAGGACCTTTGCTGCTTAAGTTCACTTGATAAAGGGGATTTTGCCGCAATTCCCTGGAATTGGGGTGGAAGGGAACCCCAGCGAGGTGCAGGGGAACCTGCAGATCCCCCACCCGGGGCAGGATGGGGTCCCCTGTCCCCCAAACTCACTTTCTGTGGAAGGCATGTTTGCAAGGACAGATCCCCAGCTCGTCCTTGGGCTTGAACTCCTCCAAGCACACGGCGCAGATCTGAAAGACAAGGGAGGAGGCGGTCAGCAAAaatacaaccaaacaaaaccaaaccttccCCAAAGTGATGATTTGAGCCAGCTGCCAGCTTCCCCCCAGCACTCGCCTCCCCCTGCCTttggttgggggaaaaaaagggcaatcTGGCTTCTTATGCAGGTGAGGATACACTGGGGGTGGGGACAGCAAACTCTTTTGCTATAAACCCTGTTTTCACagttacagaatcattttggttggaaaagaccctcaagatgattgagtccaactgtttccccacccctggcactgccccatgtccctgagaacctcatgtccgtctgtccaaccctccagggatggtgactccaggactgccctgggcagcctgttccaataccccacagccctttggggaagaaattgttcctaaatccaacctcaacctcccctggcgcaacttgaggccgtttcctctgctcctggcgcttgttcctggggagcagagcccgaccccccctggctccaagctcctttcaggcagttttaGAAGTTTCGACCaagaagctgctttttttccaCCCCCCCCGTGCTGCAGAAGAAACGTTTGGGAGGTTTCTGCATCCCAGAGGGGTGAAATCCCCACTAAATCCTTCCCAGACGTTGCCAAACACGCTCTTCACCCCGCAGGCAAGAGATCCAGCCAAAATCTCCTTCCCCCACGTTTTTCCTGACCCGTTGTGGATACTCCTCAGGGATTTGGGATATTCCTGGCTGTTTTTttccctgacccccccagcctGGGAGTCTCGAACAGTCCGTCGATTCTTTCTGGCCACCCAAAGCTCATCAGAGACTTCTTTATTGAGCTGGCGGAGCTGGTGGTGTCAGCCCCCGAGGAACACACACATCTGGAGCCCCGGGAAAGCCAGGGAGACGAAAATCCAACCCAAAATCACGAGGCTGAAGAGCTCAGCGGGGACTTTCCCCGCAAGCCCTGGCAGCCGCCCCGGGATGTTGCAAAATCCCCCCATGGTGCTTACTGTAAATATCAAAATCTAAACGCCCAAAAAGGGATGTTTTGGAGGGAGATGGAGTAAAACCCTTCCAGCTTTTCCCAGATTTCAGGGAAGAGCTTGAGCTGCTCTATCCCCCCCCGTTTGGGCTGGAGAGACGGGAACAGCGGTGACGGAGAACAGAGGGTTATGAGGGTTATCGCTGCCATTACCGGCTCTGTCAAACTCCCAAATCCTCCCTGCAATGAGCTTCTCACCCTGGGAAGTGCTTTTAAAACCGTGTgtctccaaaacatcccactGTAAGTTAATTTAATGTGAGCAGATCAGAAATAGGGACCTCCCTCCATCACCCTTTGGATTAAGCTCGTTGGCTGCAGAGGGTGAAACGTGGGATGGGTTGTTGTTCTGCTTGAGGAATTAAAAAATAGCAGCTTATAAACAAATAGAGCTGGTAATTAATAGATGACTGGACTTGGGATGCAGGTGGGCATTTTTGTTGTCATTAGGGGAAATAAATCTATCAGAAATCAACTTTGGTGGAAAAAAATTGGGCTGGAAATAGGGACACGGCCCCAAAACAGCTTGGAAACCTGCAGGGAACAGCTAATGGGTTTGAAAGGGCAAGGGGCAGTAGGCAGAGGGGATCAGGGTAACGTCGTTAGTCTGAGCCACCCTTCTGCCTCCTCTTAACTCGTTAACACAGAGGGACCCAGCGAGGAGCCGCTTCTGCACCTGCGGGCACTGGTTTAATTCCCCCTGAAAATGTCCATTTAAAGTCATGGGCGCTGCGAGTTAACTCTGCCACAGGCTCTGCCCTCCTCCTGCATCTGAGAAGAAACCTCAATGGTTTTGGGGTCGGAAAAAGGGTTTTTAATTCGTAATATGCCCAAGCAGACTCCCCTTTGCCTGCCTCTTCCTACCAGCTCTTTGCAAAGCTGCAAATGGGGAGTGTGAGGAGCAATAGGCTGGGGAGAGAGTTTAGTTTTGATTTCTATCAAATCCCACAGCAGGGTTTATTCTGCCCGAGCACCATGGCTGGTAGAGACGTGCTGGATATTGTCACAATCTGACGGTGACAACGCTGAGCGGGGCTGGAGGGGACGTCACCCTCAAGGGACAGTTTATACACAGCGTCTGCCTCATCTTGTCGCCACTACTTTTTATTGTAGTGATAATAATAATgtagtaaataataaaaataataatgtggaaaataataatgatgatggtgatgcagtaaataaaaagaatgcaataaataaaaagaatgcaATATATAACAATAATGCAATATATAACAATAATGCAGCAAaaacaaagggggacccagggggaggagggagatggTTTAATCCAGACCCATTTTGCAGATGTGCTTTTACCGGCTGCGTTAACGAGCAATTAAGACTTTCtgcaagagaaaagcagcatcgTGGAGTgatggaggtgctggtgcagccATTAACCTGCCCCTGCCATGTTCTCTGTAAGAGGGTAGGAGGCTACGGAGCAAAACCCGCTGTTCATGGTTTATTTTGCTGCTGAAGGAGCTAAATTTGAGTTTTCGCACCCTCCTACCTGTGCCGGCCTtggcctgtcccctccccagctggaggaagaggagggtgagggGTTTTGGACCACGGTGTGTACTCACCTCGTGTAGGTTCAGCTCCTTCACCTTCTCCTTGAGTATAACCTGTAAAACAAAGCGCTGGGGTCAGGACACAGTCTGCACCATCAGTGTTCACCGCAAAAATCTCCAGGAAGAAAAGACCCCGTTTAGCATCCCAGTAGAACTGGAAATTCCCAGTAAACTCAGCACAGCATCAGGTCTTCAGCTCTGTGCAGGAACTGGAGGaaggcagggctggcacagctaTAATCACTAACACATGGACCAAATCCAAGAGGTTTCTTCCCAAATGACTCCCACACTCTGCAACAAACTCCTGCTGCCACTTGATTCTCACTCCATCCTGGCTAAACACCTGCAGAGAGCTATAAATCCAGGATGACCACGTGCTACCAGATCCTATCAGGCCAACTCCACTCAGATTCCTGCTCCAACGACACATCAGAGGCAGAAAAAATTACACAAAGACATTGAAGCAGCAACCTGACACCAACCTCTTGGCCATGTTTATTTTAATGTGGGTGCTGGGTTGGCCAAGGGGACGTGGAGGTTGAGAGGTCCCTACGAGAGCCCCGTGGCCACGGGTGGCCCGGAGCACTTGGGTCTAAGCTGGGGAGCAGATTTGGACCCCAGAAAACATGGTTTGATTGCTGGGGATGCGACCACGTTCCTGCTCCCCAGCGGGGAAATCAGGGGAGGGTTTGGAGAGGTTGCCCATATGTCCCCACTGCTCAGGGACCTCGTCAGAAAATGGAGATTATTGCAGATTAATGGGTGAGAGATGCTGCTTGGGGGCCCAGCTGGCAGACAAAGAATAAACTGGCAAGGACACAGGTTCGCTCGGGCATTGAAACTTCTCTTTGAAGACCAAAAGCCTCCCAAGGAGAAGAACAGCGTGAGGAAACCTGCAGGAGTGACTGCTCCAATGTGGATTTAGAGGTAAGATGAAGGGCAGAAGACGACAACTTACTGGGCATCGTATCTCACCTGTTTGTAGGCGTAAAGTTCTTTGTGTGCTTGATGTCTGAGCCTGCAATCGAAACAAGGGAGAAACGTGAAGACCGGCAAAAAATCAGGGTAATACCCAAACACTTCATTTGCCTCCTTTCCAGAATAAATatgatttgttttttaatttttcatttcagaaagaagAATTGCCACACAAAATGATGCAGTTAAGCAGCAGCCAGCATTCCCTGCGGCTGGGGAGGTAACATCTCCAACCAGAAACACACAACATCCTCCCATTCTCCTGACGTCTCATTTCACACAGAGACATCCCCTGCGCCATCACACCAACAAGAGCTGTGGAGTAAATCAGGTACCGCCACAAATACCTCCAGTTTCCACCAGTTTTCAGCCTGCACACACCACCTTTTCTCCAAGTGGTGGGTATTCAGCCCTGGGCAGAGCTCCGTTCCTGTTCgagcggggatggggacagagatttcCCCCCTCAGCTTTCACAGCAAAGTCCCCATCACTTGGGCAACGTTGGGTTCCTCAAACACGGCTTTATTTTCAGTTATAATATCAATCGTGCTGCTTTTGCCTCCCAAACAATCAGTAAGAAGTATTTAAACAGAGGTCATCTGCTGGGCCGAGCAAGCAGAGGACGGTGATTTATCCCAAGACAACACTGGAGCAGAAAGCTTTGGATGAGAAGCAGTGGGATGTGTTCCACCTCTCACACCCATCACAGGGGGCAATTTAATAACCAGAGATAATtagtctggagaacaggagctgaggggagaccttctgatctctgaactgcctgaaaggagcttggagccagggggatcgggctctgctccccaggaacaagcaccaggagcagaggaaacggcctcaagttgcgccaggggaggttgaggttggatttaggaacaatttcttccccaaagggctgtggggcattggaacaggctgcccagggcagtgctggagtcaccatccctggagggttggacagacggacatgaggttctcaggacatggggcagtgccaggggtgggtcatggttggacttgatgatcttgaggggcttttccaaccaaaatgattctatgagtccatGATTCTATAATGAGCTGCCAACAATCACAAGAGAATGAACCTTTACCTtgggattttggggttttttatcagGAGAGCAGGTGGGCTGTGCTGTGTTCCAGCACAGGGTGACGAGCCCATgcgacagaatcatagaatcacttcagttggaaaagcccttcaggatcatcgagtccacccaCTAAccaacccctggcactgctccatgtcctgagaacctcatctccgtttgtccaaccctccaggaatggtgactccagcactgccctgggcagcctgttccaatgccccacagcccctgaCCCAGGGCTCTGCCCACCTCAGGGAACGAGATTATAAAGCTGTTTCCCTCCACCTACCTTTCAAACCACTATGCTCAGCATAATTTTGGgctttttgggtgggtttttttgtccacACAAGCATCCAACCTTGAAGAAAATCAAGGGATGGTGACAGAAGGGATGAAT
This genomic stretch from Patagioenas fasciata isolate bPatFas1 chromosome 4, bPatFas1.hap1, whole genome shotgun sequence harbors:
- the RNF24 gene encoding RING finger protein 24 isoform X2, which gives rise to MSSDFQHYSFRMPNIGFQNLPLNIYIVVFGTAIFVFILSLLFCCYLIRLRHQAHKELYAYKQVILKEKVKELNLHEICAVCLEEFKPKDELGICPCKHAFHRKCLIKWLEVRKVCPLCNMPVLQLAQLHSKQDPGPPQGPLPGAENIV
- the RNF24 gene encoding RING finger protein 24 isoform X1; the protein is MPLAWLRDAGDPMENVDINLLRFHSAGQSLPMSSDFQHYSFRMPNIGFQNLPLNIYIVVFGTAIFVFILSLLFCCYLIRLRHQAHKELYAYKQVILKEKVKELNLHEICAVCLEEFKPKDELGICPCKHAFHRKCLIKWLEVRKVCPLCNMPVLQLAQLHSKQDPGPPQGPLPGAENIV